The Saccharomyces mikatae IFO 1815 strain IFO1815 genome assembly, chromosome: 15 DNA window TGGAATTTATCTGGTAATGTGCAAAAGCAATACAGTGGTCATTCCGGTCCTATCCGTGCTGTCAAATACATTTCAAATACAAGATTAGTTTCGGCTGGTAACGACCGTACTTTGAGATTATGGAAAACcaaaaatgatgatttgaagtCAACCACACAAGAACAGGCACAAGAGGAcggtgatgatgaagaagcaaACATAGAAGACGGTAAGACATTGGCTATCTTGGAAGGCCATAAGGCACCAGTAGTCTCTATTGATGTTTCAGACAACAAAAGAATACTATCTGCGTCTTACGATAATTCTATTGGATTCTGGTCCACTGTTTACAAGGAGATGACTGTTGTGGATCCATTAGAAGATATAAACAATCcgaataataaaatatcgACTGCTGCTagaaaaaggagaaagcTAATTATGAAAGATGGTACAATTAGGAGACGTGCCCCGCTTTCTCTATTAGAATCTCATACAGCCCCTGTAGAACAAGTGATTTTTGATTCCTCCGATAATACTGTCGGTTATTCAGTATCTCAAGATCATTCTATTAAGACATGGGATTTGGTTACTGCAAGATGCATAGACACAAGAACCACATCTTACTCGTTGCTTTCCATCGCACAATTGCCTAGTTTGAACTTGTTGGCATACGGGTCCAGCGCCAGACATATCACATTGCATGACCCACGTATAGGAGCATCTTCTAAAGTTACACAGCAGCAACTAATTGGTCATAAGAACTTCGTTTCTTCGCTGGACTCGTGTCCTGAGAACGAGTATATATTATGCTCAGGTTCTCATGATGGGACCGTGAAGGTATGGGACGTCAGATCCACTTCTCCCATGTACACCATAACAAGAGAAGACAAATCGGTTCAAAAAGGTATCAATGACAAAGTCTTCGCTGTTAAATGGGCTGAAAAGGTGGGTATTATCAGTGCTGGTCAAGACAAGAAAATTCAGATAAATAAAGGAGACaacatcttcaaaaattgaggagaacttttgttttatttatgtaaaataatatacagTATACCTAAAATAGACTTGGTTTCGGAGATAGCTTTCGTACCCTCGTTGTTACCGCCTTCTTCtgaattaaaaaaagaaagaaaatgcctaaaaataatatttgtATAATAATGTATATGTGTATGAAACCTCTATAAAGTTACCTGGGTGAATCTTATCCAATTTCCCCCCAGATTAGTATTTGAATATATGCAGTCgttttttgtcttttaaAACTTGTTCAAACAATTCTAGCGGAAGTATCAGCGACCATTCCCGAATATGAGTAACCATCTTCGGTATCTTTGACAGCTGAGTATAAACTGTTGGAAATGGGCTCATTATGattttgttgctgttgccCGCCCTCGTGATCAAAAAAGGCAGGAAGCGGCTGTGTATGAGTTCTGCGCAACGATAGTCTTTCGCCCGCTTTCTCTCTAGTCGAAGGGTCCGTTTCCATGGTCCTCAGCGTGGCCATTCTTGTTAGATTTAATTCACCATCTGCAGTATTCAGTTCATCGATATCACCTTCGGTCTCAGCTTCTTTTTGCATAGCAGCATAACCAAACTGTGACTTGTGTCTTAACTTACTCCCCCATTTCTCGAAAACCCATGGGATTGGAATCATTACAACACAAAGTAAGGCAAATAAAGTGCTTGCCCActtgattttcattttagtGTACATTTGGATTGTAAATAATGGGAAAACACTACTCATAACGTATCTTAATAAATTGTTTGCAGCCAAACAAGATGCAACGGTTAATGGTGGATAACATGTGGAGAAATACATCAAAacactgaaaaaaatcaaaatcaaaccAAAGCCAAAAGGCACACCGGCAGCTACCGGGGCCATCCAATGCACATCTGGTCTAGCAGTCCATGCTTGCCAAAATAAACCAATAGGTAATGCTACCGAACCAAATTTACAAGCAATTAGGAACTTTTCTGGAACTACTGGCAACAGCTTACCAGTGTTTGGATCTCTTGCGCCTCTGTAAGGAGCAGTTCTCTTAGAGGTTCTCTCATCTTCACTCAGTGGAGGTGTACCAGCAGGTGCTTTAGGGAAAAGATATTTTCTATCGAGATAAAGGTAGAAGAAAGCAGCTATCCATAAACCGACACCAATACCAATAAATGGTAACCCAGATACGCCCATACTCATATGGTAAACACCACGATAAATAACGGCGTatgcttcaaaaaatccaaaTAAGATGGCAAAGATGAAAGCGACATAAACactgaaaacaaaaacaattgGTTCAACTACAAGCATTTTTAATGGTCTTAAGATTGTAACAGTCACGGTAGTTTTCATGAATTCCTTTTGATCCTCCCTACTAAATTTCTTCAGAAccatatttctctttttggCACGCTTTCTTAGAATAATACCTTTATGGGTCTCGGGCATTAGAGCAATAAAAGGTAATATTAACCCACCAGCAATCAGTTGGATCCATTCAGACCAACGCCAGCCTTTGGCTTGAGTGGCAAACCCTGCCATAATAGGTGATAAAACAGGCCCTAGAAATGGagataaaacaaaatatgtCATTGCAACAGAGACTTGATCTACGTCAAAAATATCCAGAATGGTACCTGATCCAACGGATAAGGCTGGGGATGCAAACACACCAGATAAAAACCTCAAGGGCAGGATAATCCTCATATGGCCGTTGGACAAACCAACACCCATAGTGAAAAGCATTGAGATAGGCAAGGAAAACAAATAGATTGGTTTACGACCAAACACTTCACTTAATGGAGCACCAATGACAGTCGATAAACCCAGAAGATAGAAGGTCAACCCAGCAAGAGCCAGCGTCTGGTTGACGTGGTATTTTGCCACCAACTCCGGTACAGATGATACATAAAGGGAGCTACCCATTGTGACGACCAAACAAAGGAATGCAGAAGTCATAGTAGCGTACCATTTCTTCCATGAAGGCCAATTGTGTGGGTTGTCTGGATCATCGGGCCCATCCCAATCGAGATTTCTTGAGTCGATTGGCTCACTATTTGTAGTACTGCTCGAGTCTGCATTTGAATTGGATCTCTTTTCATCCTCCATGATGGATCCTgtcgaagaagatgaggaatCTAAGTTACCACCATTAGCTAAGTTTTCATTTGGAGCTTTTGAATCTTGGTTTATGTTTGTTTGGAATCTAGAGTTAGACTCGGGTCTCGTCAAAGGAGAAgtcattattgaaattttgaatatgtatatatgtgCTATCTGTGTGTGTCTATGAGTGTCTTGTATGATATACTTATTCTTGTCTTCAATGAACaagttgaaagaagaatgatTTGTGTCACGAAAATCAAATCTAAAGATATACTATTCCATACAGGtgaacatatatatatatatatattcttaaACTCAAGTGCCTGATAGCATCCTTAGTGTTAAAAGCACTAGGCACATTGTGCGAGTGCGAGTATGCAATCATTTCAGTGTTTCCCTCATTTGACATAGTGTCGCAACGCGGATTTAAGGTGAGCCGTCCGGGGCTTTTAAGTGGAGCCCCTGCAGCTCCGTGAAGACGGAACCGCACAGGGCTATTACCTCGGCGATAGATAAATTATCCGAAGCGGGTCATCATTCGGTAATAAGAACCACTACGCCCGGCCCCACCGGCATGGCTCTATTTTTGAGATCCGTGGAAGTTAACCATTGGAGGTAGCTTGCAAAAACGAGTTCACGTCCAGCTGAAGCATTCTGAAAGAATAATACAGTCAATGattgatttctttctatttttcttttctttccaatgGCTTGTCGCTCATAGTTTGTAGGAGTtgcaattgaaaaagttagGATCAAACAACACTCCGTTATACccttttatattttgatcCTCTCAATTGAGGTGTTTACCCCAATACTTTTCAGGATCCTATTGTAGTCCGTTTTATCGCATTTCTTAACTCCCGGGCCGCGATCCCGTAGTTCTTACAGAAACAGCCGCCGTGATAAACACACAaaactagaaaaaaagataaacaGAGAAAGGAAGAACAAAGAGCATTACGTGATTCTTTACATATACAAGATTCGGgtaaatattcaaagaatgtGGCTTTTAAGCTAAGAGCCTTCTGTGACCGTTTTGATAAACTTCCTTCAGGCATACTACTTATGCTTTCCTGGACATGCTTTCGAAGAACGAAGAACGAAGAACGAAATATGTTCGTATGAGTTGCaatcaaaatgaaatttaCTTAGATTACTGCTCTTAGCACGCGGTTTTAACATGGGACCTTGATTAGTAAATCACATGAACtaatacttttctttttcgccCATCGGAAGGGAAActaaaaatacaaaaatgtaaggaaaaaaaaaagaaaaaagaaattcaagatGTTATACGAAGAAACAGTTCAGCTAGAACTGTACAGTTCATTAGGTAACCTATTATGAGTAAATATTGTCTGTAGATATAACTAGAATTGCATGCTAAAAGAAACACTTAGAAGTTGCTTTAATATGTCTAAAAAAGTTATAGTTATTGCTGGTACGACAGGAGTGGGCAAGTCTCAATTATCCATACAATTGGCCAAACAATTCAATGGTG harbors:
- the TPO4 gene encoding Tpo4p (similar to Saccharomyces cerevisiae TPO4 (YOR273C); ancestral locus Anc_8.723): MTSPLTRPESNSRFQTNINQDSKAPNENLANGGNLDSSSSSTGSIMEDEKRSNSNADSSSTTNSEPIDSRNLDWDGPDDPDNPHNWPSWKKWYATMTSAFLCLVVTMGSSLYVSSVPELVAKYHVNQTLALAGLTFYLLGLSTVIGAPLSEVFGRKPIYLFSLPISMLFTMGVGLSNGHMRIILPLRFLSGVFASPALSVGSGTILDIFDVDQVSVAMTYFVLSPFLGPVLSPIMAGFATQAKGWRWSEWIQLIAGGLILPFIALMPETHKGIILRKRAKKRNMVLKKFSREDQKEFMKTTVTVTILRPLKMLVVEPIVFVFSVYVAFIFAILFGFFEAYAVIYRGVYHMSMGVSGLPFIGIGVGLWIAAFFYLYLDRKYLFPKAPAGTPPLSEDERTSKRTAPYRGARDPNTGKLLPVVPEKFLIACKFGSVALPIGLFWQAWTARPDVHWMAPVAAGVPFGFGLILIFFSVLMYFSTCYPPLTVASCLAANNLLRYVMSSVFPLFTIQMYTKMKIKWASTLFALLCVVMIPIPWVFEKWGSKLRHKSQFGYAAMQKEAETEGDIDELNTADGELNLTRMATLRTMETDPSTREKAGERLSLRRTHTQPLPAFFDHEGGQQQQNHNEPISNSLYSAVKDTEDGYSYSGMVADTSARIV
- the YTM1 gene encoding Ytm1p (similar to Saccharomyces cerevisiae YTM1 (YOR272W); ancestral locus Anc_8.721), producing MAEDKSQVKIRFFTREKDEALHVQDTPMYAPVSLKRYGLSEIVNHLLSSEKPVPFDFLIDGELLRTSLHDYLTKKGLSSEASLNVEYTRAVLPPSYLNSFSNEDWVSSLDVGDNSKHIISGSYDGIVRTWNLSGNVQKQYSGHSGPIRAVKYISNTRLVSAGNDRTLRLWKTKNDDLKSTTQEQAQEDGDDEEANIEDGKTLAILEGHKAPVVSIDVSDNKRILSASYDNSIGFWSTVYKEMTVVDPLEDINNPNNKISTAARKRRKLIMKDGTIRRRAPLSLLESHTAPVEQVIFDSSDNTVGYSVSQDHSIKTWDLVTARCIDTRTTSYSLLSIAQLPSLNLLAYGSSARHITLHDPRIGASSKVTQQQLIGHKNFVSSLDSCPENEYILCSGSHDGTVKVWDVRSTSPMYTITREDKSVQKGINDKVFAVKWAEKVGIISAGQDKKIQINKGDNIFKN